In the genome of Arvicola amphibius chromosome 2, mArvAmp1.2, whole genome shotgun sequence, the window AGGTGGCATCAGAAGTGAGTCTGAGCATCTCCAGGTCACTATTGGAGCCACTGTACCCACTGGCTTTGAGCCAACTGCTGCAGATGAAGTGAGAGAGAAATTGAAGTCACCATGCAGAATCAGCAAAGACCAGGgcaaaatatattttgacattGCAGTGGAAAGTCTGGCTCAGGTTCATTGTCTGAGATCCGTTGATAACTTGTTTGTGGTTGTTCAGGAATTTAAAGATTACCAGTTcaaaaatacaaaggaagaagTTCTAAAGGACTTTGAAGAATTGGCTGGAAAGCTCCCATGGTCTGACCCTTTAAAAGTCTGGCAAATTAACACCAGTtacaagaagaagaaattaaagcgCAGAAAGGCAAGTCAGAGTGCAGGTCAAGAGAAGACCAATTGTGGACAAGGTGACAAAGCAGAAGAGACAGGTGGTAAGAAGCTTTCCAGAAGCACTTCTGAATCCCATATCTTGGACTATTATGAAAATCCAGCCATCAAAGAAGAAATATCAACCTTGGTGGGAGATGTCTTGGCCTCTTGCAAAGATGAGATTGGTGAATGCTTAAGAGAAGAAACTGAGCCTCAAGTACAAAAGTTTAGAGTCACCTGCaacagagcaggagagaaacATTTCTTTACCTCAAATGAGGCTGCAAGGGATTTGGGGGGTTCTGTTCAAGAGTATTGTAAGTGGAAAACTGATATGACCAACTTCGATGTAGAGGTTCTCCTGAACATCCATGATAATGAAGTCATTGTTGGCATTGCATTGACAGAGGAGAGTCTCCATCGCAGAAATATTACACATTTTGGACCAACAACTCTTAGGTCAACTCTTGCCTATGGGATGCTCAGGTTCTTTGAACCTAAACCTACTGATGTAATAGTGGATCCAATGTGTGGAACAGGGGCAAATACCAATAGAGGGTGCTACTGAGTGGTCTCACTGTTAACATGTTGCTGGGGACAACAACCCACTGGCAGTGAACAGAGCAGCAAATAATATCTCATCTCTATTGACTAAGAGACAGATTAAAGACGGAAAAACATCCTGGGGTTTGCCCATTGATGCTGTGCAATGGGATATATGCAACCTCCCACTGAGAACTGCTTCTGTGGATATTATTGTAACAGATATGCCATTTGGAAAAAGGATGGGCTCCAAGAAGAGAAATTGGAATCTATATCCAGCTTGCCTTCGGGAAATGAGCCGTGTCTGTAGACCAGGGACAGGCAGAGCTGTACTGCTTACTCAGGACAAGAAATGTTTTACCAAGGCATTATCTGGAATGGGACATTTGTGGCGAAAGGTCCGTATGGTCTGGGTGAATATCGGGGGCCTTCATGCTGCAGTTTATCTTCTAAAACGCACACCTCAAGTCTTTATTCATCCTTCAGAacaagatggagaaagacacccTCCTtggtaaaaggaaaaaatgaagaggACTGTAGTATTTAAAGTTCCTAATGCTGGACATGCAGCATAAAGGacttcctttgaaaaaaaaataacagaaaagtaactcagTATTGTAGTCTTTACTGCTCAACTATTCCAGACGCTTTTTTGTTAACAAAGTGAAGGTAATGGTAATTCCTGAGAGGCCTACATTGCTTGGTTTGAGAACACTTCAGGCCATGTTCTGTCAGCTGTGCAGCCTACTGTTCTGTAGCCTAAATTCTTTATGACACCCTCAGAAACTAAAGAATCCCTGCAGATCTATAGTTTACCATCTGccttaaaatgtaaatacaacCAAATCAGGGCACAGATGCTTTTATGCGACTTACTACTAATAGGACATTACTAAGTAGTAGAAGCGTCAGTAGAAGTATGGGACCAACAAggcaaaataaaaggaatttttcttttagtatatGTATTACTTTTCAAAGCccaataaacaataataaaccaaaaaagacttcctaaaattcgataaaaatgaccacacaacatactcaaatttatgggacacaatgaaagcagagtTAAGAGGAAACTTCTTAACACTAAAtaactacataaaaaaaaaactagaaaaacacacactagtgagttaactaaacatttgaaaactctagaacaaaaagaagcaaactcacccaggaggactagacagcagaaaataatcaaatagctgaaatcaacaaaacagaaacaaagaaaacagtacaaaaaaatcaatgagaaaaagagttggttctttgagaaaattagcaAAATAGGCAAACcgttatccaaattaaccaaaaggcagagaaagaatatccaaattaacaaaattaaaaatgaaaagcaggacATAACAACCAACATGgagaaaattcacagaatcatcaggtcatttttcaaaaacctgtactccacaaaattggaaaatttaaaagaaatggacacttttctgaataaatattacttaccaaaattaaatcaagaccagataagcaaattaaatagacctataagtgctaaagaaatagaaacaatcatcaaatTCTCCCAAGcaaaaaagcccaagaccagatgATTTcatcacagaattctacaagaacttcaaagaactaataccaatattccacaaattgttccacacaatagaaacagaaggaacattaccaaactctttttatgagaatATGATTACCatgatacccaaactacacaaagacactactaagaaagagaattacagaccaatctccctcatgattATTGatacaaaatactcaataaaataccagcaaaccaaattcaagaacacatcagaaaaatcatccaccatgatcaagtcagcttcgtCCCAGagtgtcaatgtaattcaccatataaacaaactgaaaaaaaaacacatgatcatctcattagacgctcaaaaagtctttgacaaaatacaacatcctttcatgataaaggtcttggagagagcagggatacaaggaacatacctaaacataataaaggcaacatgtaacaagccaacagccaacatcaaattaaatgaagagaaactcaaagcaatcccactgaaatcaggaacaagacaaggttgtccactctctccatatctattcaatatagttcttgaggttttagctagagcaataagacaacaaaaagagatcaaggggatatgaatcagaaaagaagccaaactctcactacttgctgatgatatgatagtttacataagcgacacCAAaacttctaccaaggaacttctacaagtcataaacactttcagtaatctAGCAGaaaacaagattaactcaaaaagtcagtagccctcctttacacagatgaagaatgagttgagaaagaaatcaaagaaacattacccttcacagtagccacaaattaGCATAAAATGTTTCATAGGAATTCTAACCAAACCAatgaaagacttatatgacaagaactttaaatctttgaagaaataaattgtagaagacaccagaaaatgaaaagactctcatactcttgggtaggtggaattaacatagtaaaaatggcaatattaccaaacataatctacagattcaatgcagtgcccatcaaaatcccagcaaaattcttcacagaccttaaagtacaatactcaacttcatatagaaaagcaatataaaaataaaaacccaggataaccaaaacaatcatgtagaaaaaggaacttctagaagcatcacaatccctcactttaaactctactacagagttacagtactgaaaacagcctggtattggcataaaaacagataggaggaccaatggaaccaagctgaagacccagatatcaatccacacacctacaaacagaTGATtttcaacaaaaagcaaaaaaaatataaaatagaaaaagtctGAAAACACAAGAATAAGAAGACCCTGGACCTTTTCAAACACTGATGAGAACACAAGAATGAGAAAGACCCTTTAAAGCCCCCTACAATGATGAAGAAATACTGACCATAGATGTTTATGCAATGCTACCTGCAACAAAATAGCCTGAAAGTGCCATTCTTGGTCTGTGAAGATGTTTAAACTTGATTTTGTATGTGTGGTTAGGACAGGTGcaatgtgtaaaagaaacataaatttgTAAGCAATGAAAAGTGTCTATCATCCAGCACTTACACATTTTACACACATacagtgtatacatacatgcattcacacaatacacacatatataacatacatacacacacgtatctACATACAgtaaaacttctctttgcaatgcTTTAAGTGGAATTAGAATGTCTCTATTTCTCGAAATGGCTTAGAAAACCATCTACATAGTTCTTAGCTCTCACTGTGCACCATTTCAATGGGACCCCAAATTAACCATTAGGGTCATTAATTCTTACTAAAGCAGTAAGACACTTTATAATGTGTCAACTCTGATCTTCATTTGCAATTCTccgtgcttctttttttttttaggacttcAACTCTATCTTGCTCTTAAGTTCCTCCAAATTGTTATTAGACCTGTGCTTGAACATCTTAATAATTAAATCAGGATTCAATTCAGTTAACTTTAGGTCACTTCAATTCAGTTCAACTCAGTTTGGATTACTGTTATTTACCAAAGATTTTGATTCTTAAATTCAACTTTTccttctgagttcaatttcttcATGCTAAAAAGATATCCTTTAGCTATGATTTCAGGTAAGGTCTTGATGTAGACAAAACAAGATAGAATTTAGCTGGAAACTCTATTTTTGAGCTAACTTTCATAGTTCCAGAAAACACTATGGTGGCTGTTGGAGGAGTAAAAGCATCAGTGGTCTTGCCCAGCTGTCAATCCTACAATCTGTCTTTAAGAGGAGACTAACCTGCCAAGTAAGATGGGCCTACATATACCACTACTCTCTGCTTGAATGAGAGACATATTTCACAAGAATGAATACATGTCTGCCACAGCAGACAGATCACAATCTTAGGAGAAAACCAAATAGCAGTGTTTAGATAAATTTATGTAGCATTGATCTGTCTTCTGAATATGTATACTTTTACCCATAGATAAACACTCCTCTGTCTTtatcagagaaatttctttcCAGTGATCAGGAGTAAGTAAACACAGCGAGTTTTGACTATATAAGGTGCTGAGACTATGTTATGAATGAGTACTTAGCCCTAAACAACCCATTTATACCATACTTTTCTAAGACTCAGAAAACATAGTGGAAGAAGGAGTGGAAGAATATAAGAGCTAGAAATAAGGAGAAGGGTTGTGAAATAACATCTTCTGGGCAAGACACGGCCACTGCAATCACAAAGTCACACAAGCTTCAGGTGCTTAAAATGAGCCTGAACGAGCCCATATTGGCAGTCAGGCATGGAGGAAGAATTCAGAGGCTGGCTGGACTTCGTTGCTTAACTATTTGCCATCAGTagatacaaaaagaaaggaaagaacaaagggcCTTCAGTTGTGTACCAACTGATGACTCCCATCGTGTTCCAATAGATAGTCTCAGTACAATTGTCACAGAAATTGCCCTGATTAAACTaaatgggtcacaaaacaaaacgtGAAGTCAAGGATTTGGGGGAAAACTGGCAGGAATGGTTGTGACGGGTGAGAGCTGACAGGGATGGGAGGTGGCAGGGACGGTGGTGAGGGGGGAGAGTTAACAGGGATGGGAGAGATAAGATAGTGTGAGAATAATCAGAACACATTATATACTTCTATTAAATTGTTAAATGatcaaaagaatcaataaaaacaggTAAGGATCCTCgtgttgtcttggttctctgggattgtgatttgtaggctggctttctttgctttatgtttaaaaaccacttatgagtgactacagaaaataattgtccttctgggtctgggttacctcactcaatatgttttctagctccatccatttgcttgcaaatttcaagatgtcattatttctttctgctatgtagtactccattgtgtaaatgtaccaccttttccctaagagagacatacatggatttaatctacatgggaagtagaaaaagacaagatcttctgagtaaattgggagcatgggaaccatgggaaagggtagaaggggaggggagaggaagtgagggtaacagagaaaaatgtatatcccaataaaatcaaaaattaaaaaaaacaaaaaatgggtaAGGATAAGCACTTTTCAGTCTTCATGTGTCTGATAATGTCATCCTTGCCCCTGCCAATATAGTAATAATATACTAGGTaagcttttaaatattatttgacCATAATTTCCATTCAGCAAATAGAACTATtgttttttggtatttatttctACTTGTCTAAATTATTCAGCAGAAATCTAATGTTTGGCCCTCTATTCTTCCTGTATGATgggttttctattgtttttcttgtctttgaaaatggttttcttttttaattttcattcttgtGGTTTAGTGGCTTCCTTATACACAAACAGATTTTTCTTGATTATGaaagggatttttgttgttgttgttgttgctgctgctgctgctgctgttgctgttattATATATACTCAattcattattcttgtctgtccTCCTGGATCTCCTATTGGACCTTTATTAGAATTTCCTATAataatttctgtctttctgttctaTTCCCtgtgacagaaacaacttaagagagaaaggatTTAGATTGGTTCACACTCTAGGGATCCACCCCACTGTGACAGGAAGTCATGGTGACAGACTTGGttcccaggaacctggaggcaggagctggtgcctAAATCTAACcttgcattttaaatatgttctAAATATCTGACATGTTTTACCATTGATCCATGCCTAGAGAAATAGACAAGCTCTCATCTAAGATTTCAGCATCATTATGACATCCCAGCAATGCTCTTTCATTCTTTGGGATGCCACACCATCCTGTTCTGCTTCTCCTTTGAAGGCAGAAAGTTTCACAAAGAACCTGAAGAGACTGTAATTTAGACTTACCTTCTGTATTGCAGCTTGCCTAATGGTACTAAGCAGCTAGACAATCGTAAAACAATGGAACTTGGAGTAAGCTGTGGAAAGAAGATGCTTAGGACACTAAAGCCAAATTTCCaaatagaaaacataaagaaacatGAATAATATACAGATACAACATATCTAGACAGAATATAGATgtttatgttatataaaatatgtgaattGAAAGCTTCCAAATAAGCAATATCTACATATAAAGTAGTAGCCAACACCTGAAACTAAAGCTAAATTTGGCCATCCATCTGACTATAGTATAGAAGAATATCTTTAAGTTATAGAATGAAAGAGAGCTGTAGAAAACTGTCTTTAAGAACAAGAATTGAGTGAATCTGACTATACACAAGACAATTCCTACCACCGCACCAACTCCACAACCCGTAAATGCATTATAGCCACATTATTCACACACATTATCTATGTAAGATGTGTAGCTAACTTTTCAAAGCACTTTCCCACCTTCTATTCACTCATCTTTCCAGCGCATGTTGCTAAGTtggttttctcattattttagagAAGTAATGAAATAGGTATTATCTTCATATGAACCAAGAGCCACTTATAATCCATCTAATTTGGTATCCCATGAGCCGAAAGCTAGTGTATGGGAAAGACAGGGCTAAAATGTCATATCCACTACCTTTATCAGTTTACACATCAGCAGCACTCAAGTAGTGTTGATTTAGACATTGGACAGCGGAGTTTCTGGTCCCTATTCTTTGAAACTTGATCTTTAGGCCAGTGTTCTCAGAATCAAGCTTGTTCTAGTGCTCCCCTCCCATGAGCACCTGATTAGTGCATGTATGAGGACTTTTTATTTGAAGAAGTTCAGAATCAGGATTCAGTATGCAGCTCATTACCCTATCATCTTCTAAAAGCTGGTTTCAATATCAGACCACTCTGAATTGATGGCCATCTAAAAGAACCCTTAGTAAGAAACACACTTTATCCAATATGAGGAAAGTTTGGGGGTGGTCAAAGCTAGAGTTATGATGTTAAGTACAAAGTAgactgtaaacaaacaaaaactaaacacaaaggaTAGCTGGAGATGATGACCAAAGACAAGCAGTTTGATCCTTTCTTGACaatggaaaaaaggagaaaactaatttCAGTCACTGTTTCCTCCATCAAAAAGTTTAACATGGTTCCCATGGGAAATAAGGAAGTGCTTGAATGTCAAGTAGTATAAATAACTGTGGTAAAAGGTGTTGGTTACATGTTCATAGCAAATAATCCAAATGCacttacatagatatagatagatatagatacagatatagatatgtgtgtgtgcccagcaTAGATATCTACCTTTTTCTTAGTTAGAATCTAGCATATGCATTATCTGTATTTCCTTATCCATGTTATGATCAGagacatgcagagagaaagagagggagagtaagACAAATTCCCTTTCTAAATGACCTCTATATGATTGGACTTGCAAGTGATATTTAACAAGGGCAATAGGTACCAAGTCCTTTGACTTGTGATCTAAAGAACACATAGATAAATCTCTATCACTCTGAAAGCCCTCCTTCTACTGGCCTGCAGAATGcctgaagttgtcctctaactCATAATCCAAGGATGGCAGTTTCTTACTAAAACTcacatgctgtgaataccattggttaataaagaagctgtttggggtcTGTAATAGGGTAAAACAAAGCTAGGAGGGAAGACTAAAcaaaatgttgggagaaaggaagtggagtcaaggagaagccacgGGGCCACCACCAAAGACAGAGaggctggaaccttgctggtacaCCAGGccccttgtggtaaaatataaaatactggaaatgggttaataatagatgtaagagctagctagcaatacactaagtaattggccaagcagtgatttaagtaatacagtttctgtgtgattatttcaggagtctgggtggctgggaaaacaAGCAAGTGGCACTTTACTACACGTAACATGTCAAGAAATAACAATATTcgcaaagaaaaataatgatatagcTGCACCTACCGTGTGCAGTTCTACTTTCTTTTGTTCCAGGTGTCCATAGTTAAAGCAGGTTGAAATTATAAGCTGGAAAATACAGGCATAAAtggttaataaattttaaattttacatcacTCAAGTAATGTGATTAAATCTCATTCCTTCCCATTAAGTCCTTTCCAGGATCTGAATGCCCCTGTCCAATGTTTCTATGCTACATATATTGCCCAACTGTTAGTCATTTAGTAGACTCTTGCTAAAACAGCAACTGCtatggttatgtgtgtgtgtgtctgtgtgtgtgtgtgtatgcatgagtaagggacagggagagacagatagatgaaagtcatataacttttattataataCTTTCAATTATTTTACAAGTAAAATAGTTGTTAGTTTTATTTGATCTAACTTATGAGTTATACTTCATCATAaattgtagacagaggctgcttgttcatttccagccactgagacctgaataatcacacaaaactatattaattataacactgtttaaccaatagcttaggcatatttctaactagcttttacatcttgatttcacccatttctattattcggtatattgtcacaaggctgtggcttaccgggtaaagttctggtgtctccttcctcagctacatggcatctctttgactctgcctaatctctctctatatatcttccagcctggctatattctgccctgctataaatcaaagcatattctttattaaccattgacaataaaacatatttacaacatacagaagggaatcccatatcaataaatatgaatatatatagaaaatcaaAGTATATATAGGATCAGTGCTATCTAGGCTCCAGACATCCTTTTAAGAGTCTAGAGGCAAACACATTACTGATAAGGGGAGAACATTGTAGTAACAGGACtcttataataaacattttagcCATTCTAAATTGTATGTTCAATGCTTTAGAGTTTGCTAGATGCTTTCATAGATGCCATTTTTATCATGAGGACataagtgagattttttttataatttgaattGCACATGGCATTTGTAAATGTCTacaagttgtaaaaaaaaaaaaagagtataaaacCAGATGTCAGCTCTTGACTGCCTCATACCTTGCTTTGATTGTGATTGTGTGGCATGTACCACATATAAACGTTTCTGGATAGGAAAAGACACTATGTAATAGGGGAAAGAGATTTGAGAAATTGAGCCACAGGCTTCACATGCCAAACTTTGTTTAAGGATTTTGTTGGGGTAAGGCAGAGAATGCTCTGATATTCCAAAGCCTTCCTCATATGATGTTCACTGGCATATGATGCACAAGATGAAGTGATCACTTATATTGTTctgttattaaataaaattcagaagtCAGATAGTGGGATAAAAACCTGGTAGATCCAAGGAGTGACAGTGTAACAATCAGCTTACCCTGACTCTTGATACTTTCAAATCAGAAAGGCCCATGAGTATTTCTATGACCCCCCATTCCTTCCTGTGTATCTCTCTATCCTAATATGAGTACCCCAAAAACTCCATGTCTAATTATAGCTAGCTTAGTGTTAAATCTACCATCTGATTCAAGGTTTAATTCTATTCACAGTCCAGGAGTGTCaaagtatgatcaaaatatcacacaacctTTCCCCCTTGTTCTCTAAATTAAAATGGAATGTTTTAACACTAAcacaaaaaattatatacaataaagacaattatcaggtattgtctaaataaaaaaggaaggttttaaacttaaaaaagtaaaatatgtacaATATGAATAATTATcatgtaagaattacattcacagtatccagtctatttgcatttcccaaattcagagaaattgctgtattatttatcctatcttggtgaatccAAAGCTTTGTAACTAATTCACTTTcttaacttgtattaccaaccaaAAACTATTCAAAACATTTGCTTATATAAATAACTTAAACTTTTATGGCTCtcaacattatatattttatacctctttgtgagtttttttctgaatttggtaacaaggaaagtTGTAGCTATAACTATCTGGTCTTCAAACACATCAAAGACCTGataaggatgtaatattacctgagtaaacagaaagtgcaaaataaacaacttccaaaactattgaaacaacaaaacatctggctgcctagacagtcacccaagtttcctctgcaatTCTGGGGCAGCCAGCTTTGGtttacaggcctagaatatctgaaagacatttttgagaagcaggaattttgaaggactcttCTACCTTGCATTAGCAAAGTTCAGCATCTGCTTTCTTTTGTAGCCTGCTTGCCCAATTTGAACATACTGTCGGGAGTCAAGGCAAgcgcagtttcttgcccagtggctaactttgccacagTGAAAGTAAACTCCCAAtagaggttctttgatgcccatcatcctttt includes:
- the LOC119807960 gene encoding LOW QUALITY PROTEIN: THUMP domain-containing protein 3-like (The sequence of the model RefSeq protein was modified relative to this genomic sequence to represent the inferred CDS: deleted 1 base in 1 codon; substituted 1 base at 1 genomic stop codon) codes for the protein MSDIQEATNQLLDMNLHEESEKPVPAMEGGIRSESEHLQVTIGATVPTGFEPTAADEVREKLKSPCRISKDQGKIYFDIAVESLAQVHCLRSVDNLFVVVQEFKDYQFKNTKEEVLKDFEELAGKLPWSDPLKVWQINTSYKKKKLKRRKASQSAGQEKTNCGQGDKAEETGGKKLSRSTSESHILDYYENPAIKEEISTLVGDVLASCKDEIGECLREETEPQVQKFRVTCNRAGEKHFFTSNEAARDLGGSVQEYCKWKTDMTNFDVEVLLNIHDNEVIVGIALTEESLHRRNITHFGPTTLRSTLAYGMLRFFEPKPTDVIVDPMCGTGAIPIEGATEWSHCXHVAGDNNPLAVNRAANNISSLLTKRQIKDGKTSWGLPIDAVQWDICNLPLRTASVDIIVTDMPFGKRMGSKKRNWNLYPACLREMSRVCRPGTGRAVLLTQDKKCFTKALSGMGHLWRKVRMVWVNIGGLHAAVYLLKRTPQVFIHPSEQDGERHPPW